The following proteins are co-located in the Pseudomonas antarctica genome:
- a CDS encoding MAPEG family protein has translation MTVAFWCVLIAMFLPYLCTGLAKFSGGKFGPRQNHDPRAFLDTLEGFAKRAHSAQLNSFEVTPAFAAAVIIAHLAGTASLVTINVLAVLFITSRLLYIICYLADWAMLRSLVWFVGMALIASFFFVSI, from the coding sequence ATGACGGTGGCATTCTGGTGTGTGTTGATTGCAATGTTTCTGCCTTACCTGTGCACGGGTTTGGCCAAGTTCAGCGGCGGCAAGTTCGGGCCGCGCCAGAACCATGACCCGCGCGCTTTCCTGGACACCCTCGAAGGGTTCGCCAAACGCGCCCACAGCGCACAGCTCAACAGCTTTGAAGTGACGCCTGCGTTTGCGGCGGCGGTGATCATTGCGCACCTGGCCGGTACAGCGTCGCTGGTGACCATTAATGTGCTGGCAGTGCTGTTTATCACCAGCCGCCTGCTGTACATCATTTGCTACCTGGCGGACTGGGCGATGCTGCGTTCGCTGGTGTGGTTCGTGGGCATGGCGTTGATTGCGAGTTTCTTCTTTGTCTCGATCTAA
- the metF gene encoding methylenetetrahydrofolate reductase [NAD(P)H], with product MSQDRRYSFEFFPTKTDAGHEKLMATAKQLASYNPDFFSCTYGAGGSTRDRTINTVLQLESEVKVPAAPHLSCVGDSKADLRSLLTQYQQAGIKRIVALRGDLPSGMGMASGELRYANDLVSFIREESGDHFHIEVAAYPEMHPQARNFEDDLQNFVRKANAGANSAITQYFFNADSYFYFVERVRAMGVNIPIVPGIMPITNYSKLARFSDACGAEIPRWVRKQLEAYGDDVKSIQAFGEQVISEMCEQLLQGGAPGLHFYTLNQAEPSLAIWNNLKLPR from the coding sequence ATGTCCCAAGACCGTCGCTACAGCTTCGAGTTCTTCCCGACCAAGACCGATGCTGGGCATGAAAAACTGATGGCGACTGCCAAGCAGTTGGCCAGCTACAACCCCGACTTCTTTTCCTGCACCTACGGCGCCGGCGGCTCGACCCGTGACCGCACGATCAACACCGTGCTGCAGCTGGAAAGCGAAGTCAAAGTTCCCGCCGCTCCGCACTTATCGTGCGTGGGCGACAGCAAGGCCGACCTGCGCAGCCTGCTGACCCAGTACCAGCAAGCCGGCATCAAGCGCATAGTCGCCCTGCGTGGCGACCTGCCGTCCGGCATGGGCATGGCCAGCGGCGAGCTGCGCTACGCCAATGACCTGGTGAGCTTTATCCGTGAAGAAAGCGGCGATCACTTCCACATCGAAGTGGCGGCTTACCCGGAGATGCACCCCCAGGCGCGCAATTTCGAAGACGACCTGCAGAACTTCGTGCGCAAGGCCAACGCCGGCGCCAACAGTGCGATCACCCAGTACTTCTTCAACGCCGACAGCTACTTCTACTTTGTCGAGCGTGTACGGGCCATGGGTGTAAACATCCCGATCGTGCCGGGCATCATGCCGATCACCAACTACAGCAAGCTGGCGCGCTTCTCTGACGCTTGCGGTGCTGAAATCCCACGCTGGGTGCGCAAGCAACTGGAAGCCTATGGCGACGACGTCAAGAGCATCCAGGCGTTCGGCGAGCAGGTCATCAGCGAGATGTGTGAACAATTGCTGCAAGGTGGCGCACCAGGGCTGCACTTCTACACCCTGAACCAGGCTGAACCCAGCCTGGCCATCTGGAACAACCTCAAGCTGCCACGCTGA
- a CDS encoding carbamoyltransferase C-terminal domain-containing protein codes for MHQLLSAYLDVSGVGVLCNTSLNFNGRGFINRLSDLYRFASEHELDGFVFEDKLFLNSDRHNENVK; via the coding sequence ATGCATCAGTTGCTAAGCGCCTATCTTGATGTGTCAGGAGTCGGCGTACTTTGTAACACCTCCCTAAATTTTAACGGGCGCGGGTTTATAAATAGGTTGAGCGACCTGTATCGATTTGCCAGTGAACATGAGCTCGACGGATTCGTATTTGAAGACAAACTTTTTCTAAATTCAGATCGGCATAATGAAAACGTCAAGTAA
- a CDS encoding formate/nitrite transporter family protein, translating into MATQADGKTPNLSQEEQHDVDKNQPPRAAVLHEIIRTQGDQELERTVAALWWSALAAGLTMGLSLMGMGLLNSRLPEGEAFKVIASFGYCAGFLAVILARQQLFTENTLTAVLPVMSKPTLANAGRLLRLWTVVLVGNLCGTLLVAYVMLHLPIFDTKTDMAFLEIGRKVMENDPGQMFAKGIISGWMIATMVWMIPSMESAKMFIIILITYLMALGDFTHIVVGSAEVSYLVFAGELPWKDFWLIFAGPTLAGNIIGGSFIFALISHAQIRSESSLPGKDADPRHPQQVNKEQ; encoded by the coding sequence ATGGCCACGCAAGCAGACGGCAAGACCCCCAACTTGTCGCAGGAAGAGCAACACGACGTCGACAAGAACCAACCGCCCCGCGCGGCGGTTCTGCATGAAATCATTCGCACCCAGGGCGATCAGGAGCTGGAGCGCACGGTAGCGGCGCTGTGGTGGTCGGCGCTGGCGGCCGGCCTGACCATGGGCCTGTCGTTGATGGGCATGGGGCTGCTCAACTCGCGCCTGCCCGAAGGTGAAGCATTCAAGGTGATTGCCAGTTTCGGCTATTGCGCGGGTTTTCTCGCCGTCATCCTGGCGCGCCAGCAACTGTTCACCGAAAACACCCTGACGGCCGTGCTACCGGTGATGAGCAAACCGACGCTGGCCAATGCCGGGCGCCTGTTGCGGCTGTGGACAGTGGTGTTGGTGGGCAACCTGTGTGGCACCTTGCTGGTCGCGTATGTGATGCTGCACTTGCCGATTTTCGACACCAAGACCGATATGGCCTTCCTTGAGATTGGCCGCAAGGTCATGGAAAACGACCCTGGCCAGATGTTCGCCAAAGGCATTATTTCCGGCTGGATGATCGCCACCATGGTGTGGATGATCCCGTCCATGGAAAGCGCGAAGATGTTCATCATCATCCTGATCACCTACCTGATGGCGCTGGGGGATTTCACCCACATCGTGGTTGGCTCGGCCGAGGTGTCGTACCTGGTGTTTGCCGGCGAACTGCCCTGGAAGGACTTCTGGCTGATATTTGCCGGGCCGACCCTGGCGGGCAATATCATCGGCGGCAGTTTTATCTTTGCGCTGATCAGCCATGCGCAGATTCGCAGCGAAAGCAGCCTGCCGGGCAAGGACGCAGACCCGCGCCACCCCCAACAGGTCAACAAGGAGCAGTAA
- a CDS encoding c-type cytochrome, with protein sequence MTFKKLTVVLLACLTLSACGGVDPNSPLGQRKAIFKQMLKTGEDLGGMLRGRIPFDGAKFAEGAVKLDALSHEPWKHFPSVREEDHTSAKDNVWQQQARFQELARNLEAATGELVIASQVQPYKASNLGPAVQKVEDACTACHKQFRDH encoded by the coding sequence ATGACTTTTAAAAAACTGACCGTGGTATTGCTGGCCTGCCTGACCTTGTCCGCTTGCGGCGGTGTCGATCCGAATTCGCCCCTGGGCCAACGCAAGGCAATCTTTAAGCAGATGCTCAAAACCGGCGAAGACCTGGGCGGCATGTTGCGTGGGCGTATCCCGTTCGACGGCGCCAAGTTCGCCGAAGGCGCAGTCAAGCTCGATGCCTTGTCCCACGAACCGTGGAAGCATTTCCCGAGCGTGCGTGAAGAAGATCACACCAGCGCCAAGGACAACGTGTGGCAACAGCAGGCACGCTTCCAGGAGTTGGCCCGAAACCTTGAAGCGGCCACCGGTGAATTGGTGATCGCAAGCCAAGTGCAACCTTACAAGGCCAGCAACCTGGGGCCGGCGGTGCAGAAGGTCGAAGATGCCTGCACAGCCTGCCATAAACAGTTTCGGGATCACTGA
- the ahcY gene encoding adenosylhomocysteinase — translation MSAVITPAGFTDYKVADMSLAAWGRRETFIAESEMPALMGLRRKYAAEQPLKGAKILGCIHMTIQTAVLIETLVALGAEVRWSSCNIFSTQDQAAAAIAAAGIAVYAWKGETEEEYEWCLEQTILKDGKPWDANMILDDGGDLTELLHKKYPQILDRVHGVTEETTTGVHRLLDMLAKGELKIPAINVNDSVTKSKNDNKYGCRHSLNDAIKRGTDHLLSGKQALVIGYGDVGKGSSQSLRQEGMIVKVSEVDPICAMQACMDGFEVVSPFIDGVNDGTEASIDKALLGKIDLIVTTTGNVNVCDANMLKALKKRAVVCNIGHFDNEIDTAFMRKNWAWEEVKPQVHKVHRTGAGDFDPQNDDYLILLAEGRLVNLGNATGHPSRIMDGSFANQVLAQIFLFGQKYADLSPAQKAERLTVEVLPKKLDEEVALEMVRGFGGVVTQLTKTQADYIGVTVEGPFKPHAYRY, via the coding sequence ATGAGCGCTGTAATCACGCCTGCAGGTTTTACCGACTACAAAGTCGCCGATATGTCCCTCGCTGCCTGGGGCCGTCGCGAAACCTTTATCGCCGAATCCGAAATGCCTGCCCTGATGGGTCTGCGCCGCAAGTACGCCGCTGAGCAGCCGCTCAAAGGCGCGAAGATCCTCGGCTGCATCCACATGACCATCCAGACTGCCGTGCTGATCGAAACCCTGGTTGCCCTGGGTGCCGAAGTACGTTGGTCGTCCTGCAACATTTTCTCGACTCAAGACCAGGCCGCTGCTGCTATCGCTGCTGCCGGTATCGCGGTTTATGCCTGGAAAGGCGAGACCGAAGAAGAGTACGAGTGGTGCCTGGAGCAAACCATCCTCAAGGATGGCAAGCCATGGGACGCCAACATGATCCTCGACGACGGCGGCGACCTGACCGAGCTGCTGCACAAGAAGTACCCGCAGATCCTCGACCGCGTCCACGGCGTGACCGAAGAAACCACCACGGGCGTACACCGCCTGCTGGACATGCTGGCCAAGGGCGAGCTGAAAATCCCGGCCATCAACGTCAACGACTCGGTGACCAAGAGCAAGAACGACAACAAGTACGGCTGCCGTCACAGCCTGAACGATGCCATCAAGCGCGGTACCGACCACTTGCTGTCGGGCAAGCAAGCCCTGGTGATCGGCTACGGTGACGTGGGCAAGGGTTCGTCCCAGTCCCTGCGTCAGGAAGGCATGATCGTTAAAGTCTCCGAAGTAGACCCGATCTGCGCCATGCAAGCCTGCATGGACGGCTTCGAAGTGGTTTCGCCGTTCATCGATGGCGTCAATGACGGCACCGAAGCAAGCATCGACAAAGCGCTGCTGGGCAAGATCGACCTGATCGTAACCACCACCGGTAACGTGAATGTTTGCGACGCGAACATGCTCAAAGCCCTGAAAAAGCGTGCCGTTGTCTGCAACATCGGTCACTTCGACAACGAAATCGACACCGCTTTCATGCGCAAGAACTGGGCATGGGAAGAAGTGAAGCCACAGGTGCACAAGGTTCACCGCACCGGTGCTGGTGATTTCGACCCGCAGAACGACGACTACCTGATCCTGCTGGCTGAAGGCCGCTTGGTGAACCTGGGCAACGCTACCGGCCACCCAAGCCGCATCATGGACGGCTCGTTCGCCAACCAGGTACTGGCGCAAATCTTCCTGTTCGGCCAGAAGTACGCCGACCTGTCGCCAGCCCAGAAAGCCGAGCGCCTGACCGTGGAAGTGCTGCCGAAGAAACTCGACGAAGAAGTGGCCCTGGAAATGGTCCGCGGCTTCGGCGGCGTAGTGACTCAACTGACCAAGACCCAGGCCGACTACATCGGCGTGACCGTCGAAGGTCCGTTCAAGCCGCACGCTTATCGGTACTAA
- a CDS encoding acyl-CoA thioesterase, which yields MNFHTRKWVKPEDLNPNGTLFGGSLLRWIDEEAAIYAIVQLGNQRVVTKYISEINFVSASRQGDIIELGITATEFGRTSITLTCEVRNKITRKSILTVEKMVFVNLGEDGLPAPHGRTEIKYVKDQFQEDGIKD from the coding sequence ATGAACTTTCACACCCGCAAATGGGTAAAACCCGAAGACCTCAACCCCAACGGCACCCTGTTCGGCGGCAGCCTGCTGCGCTGGATCGACGAAGAGGCGGCCATCTACGCCATTGTCCAGTTGGGCAACCAGCGTGTGGTGACCAAGTACATCTCCGAAATCAACTTCGTCAGCGCCTCGCGCCAGGGCGACATCATCGAGCTGGGCATCACCGCTACCGAGTTCGGCCGCACCTCCATTACCCTGACCTGTGAAGTGCGTAACAAGATCACCCGCAAAAGCATCCTGACCGTGGAAAAAATGGTCTTCGTCAACCTCGGTGAGGACGGTTTGCCGGCGCCCCACGGGCGTACCGAGATCAAGTACGTGAAGGATCAGTTCCAGGAAGACGGCATCAAGGATTAA
- a CDS encoding DUF3857 domain-containing transglutaminase family protein codes for MRAFPFLRVHRWCALVVAVGVFATAQAKDDAADRSVTIEKNTQHYVINADGSYVLEADKVVLINEERAIRRTAQQGFGYNRSLDTLEIVEAFTQKPDGRKVVVSEQQIKEQQERASAGAPMFQDSRVKVVIFPEVAVGDRLSLRYKRTRKTALFPDEFTDFATTSLNPTEGYSLTYDLPADKPLYADTRGFKASAPAAAPGRKVYRWDYVPTDKARPEQSAVAYTDYGQFLAVSTFANYSALAKAYEARATVEVTPPVTELARELTAGLSTPRAKALALSDWVRKNIRYVAVYIEAGGVVPHSAQSVLDNRYGDCKDHVALLEAMLKAVAIESSPALINLGNAYTLPAVAALGVINHAITYVPSLDLYLDSTASSIAPGYLPPPDLDKPVLLTRTGELGRTPATQLGRLSTELVFKVDDKGAADFTQTSLAEGWRTESMRFGIKSFEPGEREQLIQKTLRAHGQSGSGTLQTDALDSNAPSFKTTLAGHTENLVNLPGPIGVQALSRLGSLISQDVQALSAEKVRAQNFTCFTSQSIENARFEFPASVNILALPKAVSLKGADVSYDSSYERSGNTVLVSRTLAFSHPQAVCSPEWFKTMQPMIEAMFNDLKSQIIVQTL; via the coding sequence ATGCGGGCTTTCCCTTTTTTGCGCGTGCACAGGTGGTGCGCGCTGGTTGTGGCGGTGGGTGTGTTCGCTACGGCGCAGGCCAAGGATGATGCGGCGGATCGCTCCGTCACCATCGAAAAGAACACTCAGCATTATGTAATCAACGCCGACGGCAGTTACGTGCTGGAGGCCGATAAGGTCGTGCTGATCAACGAAGAACGTGCCATCCGGCGCACTGCCCAGCAGGGCTTCGGTTACAACCGCTCCCTGGACACGCTGGAGATTGTCGAGGCATTCACCCAGAAGCCGGACGGGCGCAAGGTGGTGGTCAGCGAGCAGCAGATCAAGGAGCAACAGGAACGGGCTTCGGCGGGCGCGCCGATGTTTCAGGATTCGCGGGTTAAGGTCGTGATTTTCCCTGAGGTCGCTGTCGGCGATCGCTTGAGCCTGCGGTACAAACGAACACGCAAAACCGCATTGTTTCCTGATGAGTTTACCGACTTCGCTACCACGAGCTTGAACCCGACCGAGGGTTACAGCCTGACCTACGACCTGCCGGCAGACAAACCCTTATACGCCGATACGCGCGGTTTCAAGGCCTCCGCGCCGGCCGCCGCACCAGGGCGCAAGGTGTATCGTTGGGACTATGTGCCAACGGACAAAGCCCGACCTGAACAAAGTGCAGTGGCCTACACCGACTATGGCCAGTTCCTCGCTGTCTCGACCTTCGCGAACTACAGCGCGCTGGCCAAGGCCTATGAGGCACGTGCCACGGTCGAGGTAACACCGCCAGTCACTGAGCTGGCGCGGGAACTCACTGCCGGTTTGTCGACGCCGCGGGCCAAGGCCTTGGCACTCAGTGATTGGGTGCGCAAGAACATTCGTTACGTGGCGGTGTACATCGAAGCCGGTGGCGTGGTGCCGCACTCGGCGCAGTCGGTGCTGGACAATCGCTACGGCGACTGCAAGGACCATGTGGCGTTGCTGGAGGCCATGCTCAAGGCGGTCGCTATCGAAAGCTCGCCGGCGCTGATCAACCTGGGCAATGCCTACACCTTGCCCGCGGTGGCGGCGTTAGGGGTGATAAACCATGCAATTACCTATGTGCCCAGCCTGGATCTGTACCTGGACTCCACCGCCAGTTCCATCGCGCCGGGTTACTTGCCGCCGCCGGATTTGGACAAGCCGGTGCTGTTGACCCGTACCGGCGAGTTGGGGCGCACCCCGGCGACCCAGCTTGGCAGGCTGTCCACCGAGCTGGTGTTTAAAGTTGATGACAAAGGCGCGGCTGACTTTACCCAGACCTCACTCGCCGAAGGGTGGCGTACGGAATCGATGCGCTTTGGGATCAAGTCTTTCGAGCCTGGGGAGCGTGAGCAGCTCATCCAGAAAACCCTGCGTGCCCATGGGCAGTCGGGCAGCGGCACGCTGCAAACCGATGCACTGGACAGTAATGCGCCCAGCTTCAAGACCACGTTGGCCGGGCATACCGAAAACCTCGTCAACCTGCCGGGGCCGATTGGCGTGCAGGCCCTCAGCCGCCTGGGAAGCCTCATCTCCCAAGATGTACAGGCGCTGTCCGCGGAAAAGGTACGGGCGCAGAACTTCACCTGCTTCACCAGTCAGAGTATCGAAAACGCCCGCTTCGAGTTTCCCGCATCGGTGAACATTCTGGCATTGCCCAAGGCCGTTTCGCTCAAGGGCGCGGATGTTAGCTACGACTCCAGTTATGAGCGCAGCGGCAATACCGTGCTGGTTTCCCGCACTCTGGCGTTCAGCCACCCGCAAGCCGTGTGCAGTCCTGAATGGTTCAAGACGATGCAGCCGATGATCGAGGCGATGTTCAACGACCTCAAAAGCCAGATCATTGTGCAGACCCTCTAG
- a CDS encoding cation:proton antiporter gives MLELVAAFICLTTLLTYVNFRFIGLPPTIGVMVTALLFSLILQGLSVIGYPGLEARIQQLIGQIDFGDLLMNWMLSFLLFAGALHVNLNDLRSYRWPIGLLATFGVLIATVVIGSLAYYIFALFGWHVSFLYCLLFGALISPTDPIAVLGVLRTANASKPLKTTIVGESLFNDGTAVVVFTVLLGIAQLGETPTVGATAMLFAHEAIGGVAFGGLIGYLVYLMIKSIEQHQIEVMLTLALVIGGSAMASELHVSAPIAMVVAGLIIGNLGRKLAMNDMTRRYLDGFWELLDDMLNALLFALIGMELLLLPFNWLHVFAASLLAVAILLSRLLTVAPAILLLRRWRTVPRGTIRILTWGGLRGGVSVALALALPLGPERDLLLSITYIVVLSSILLQGLSIGKLVKHVTKDEPAPQADAH, from the coding sequence ATGCTTGAACTTGTCGCCGCCTTCATCTGCCTCACCACCCTGCTCACCTATGTGAACTTCCGTTTTATCGGCCTGCCGCCCACCATCGGCGTGATGGTCACGGCCCTGCTGTTTTCCCTGATCCTGCAAGGCCTGAGCGTTATCGGCTACCCCGGCCTGGAAGCGCGTATCCAGCAGTTGATCGGCCAGATCGACTTCGGCGACTTGCTGATGAACTGGATGCTGTCATTCCTGCTGTTCGCCGGCGCTTTGCACGTCAACCTGAATGACCTGCGCAGTTATCGCTGGCCCATCGGCTTACTCGCAACCTTCGGCGTATTAATCGCCACCGTGGTGATCGGCAGCCTGGCGTACTACATCTTTGCCCTGTTTGGCTGGCACGTGAGCTTCCTTTACTGCCTGTTGTTCGGCGCGTTGATCTCGCCTACCGACCCGATTGCAGTGCTGGGTGTGCTGCGAACCGCGAACGCCTCGAAACCCCTGAAAACCACCATCGTCGGCGAGTCGCTGTTCAACGACGGCACGGCGGTTGTGGTGTTCACCGTGCTGCTCGGCATCGCACAGTTGGGCGAAACGCCAACCGTCGGCGCCACCGCCATGCTGTTTGCCCATGAAGCCATTGGCGGCGTGGCATTTGGCGGGCTCATCGGCTACCTGGTGTACCTGATGATCAAGAGCATCGAGCAGCACCAGATCGAAGTGATGCTGACCCTGGCCTTGGTCATTGGCGGCTCGGCGATGGCCAGCGAACTGCACGTTTCCGCACCGATTGCGATGGTGGTGGCCGGGCTGATCATCGGCAACCTGGGCCGCAAACTGGCGATGAACGACATGACCCGGCGCTACCTGGATGGTTTCTGGGAACTGCTCGATGACATGCTCAACGCTCTGCTGTTTGCGCTGATCGGCATGGAGCTGCTGCTGTTGCCGTTCAACTGGCTGCACGTATTCGCCGCCAGCTTGCTCGCCGTAGCGATCCTGCTGTCACGCCTGCTAACCGTGGCCCCGGCGATTCTGTTGCTGCGCCGCTGGCGCACGGTGCCACGCGGCACCATCCGCATTCTCACCTGGGGTGGCTTGCGTGGCGGGGTTTCGGTGGCACTGGCCCTGGCCCTGCCGCTGGGCCCGGAGCGCGACCTGTTGCTGAGCATCACCTACATCGTGGTGCTGTCGTCGATCCTGTTGCAGGGCTTGAGCATCGGTAAGCTGGTCAAACACGTGACCAAAGATGAACCGGCCCCGCAAGCCGACGCCCACTGA
- a CDS encoding MFS transporter — MKTSSKLICVQALSSLSLWLDIFLIFTVPVYLWHASPSSIAFLAFCLGAPMLLLGPIVGTLIDRYDVRKTLVFGALLRTLSTVALAVSPDLQSFLFFVIFKGVSNLFYFPSITIMVRQLILAEERKSFFSHVSVFDQSSKIFAPLLAGVLTAVLSPKDLFFLSAAAVLLTFPLLRSICLAFRTQMADTSTKALPLYRDITRGLSIFNALPFQLRIGFFYSLLTSLALGIYDPHLASFLAYEGLPPVNFSVIVSATAGGAIGAALLMKFKWSNIDEILLRSSALVVFSAALILTAALVFFQVPGRAHLYPLVWFLNGFGYETLIISSNIILQQLCPPDNIGRVSMSFRSLQILCVIMGPSLGTVLIIAGGRPAPFVVAACMAFLTASVSIAVYLYVYRKQAHAPVS; from the coding sequence ATGAAAACGTCAAGTAAGCTTATTTGCGTGCAAGCGCTATCCAGTCTTTCACTATGGCTTGATATTTTTTTGATTTTCACGGTTCCCGTTTATCTATGGCATGCCTCTCCTTCATCAATAGCGTTCCTGGCTTTTTGCCTAGGTGCCCCTATGTTGTTGCTAGGTCCTATTGTAGGAACCCTGATAGATCGATATGACGTAAGAAAAACGCTAGTATTTGGCGCCTTACTCCGCACACTGTCTACCGTAGCGCTAGCAGTGTCTCCAGACCTTCAGAGCTTTTTGTTTTTCGTCATCTTCAAAGGCGTGTCAAACTTATTTTACTTCCCTTCGATAACCATTATGGTTCGGCAACTGATACTTGCTGAAGAGCGCAAATCTTTTTTCAGCCACGTCAGTGTATTTGATCAGTCTTCCAAAATTTTTGCACCGTTACTAGCAGGCGTGTTAACGGCTGTCTTATCACCTAAGGATTTGTTCTTTTTGTCGGCTGCCGCCGTTTTATTAACCTTTCCACTTTTAAGGTCTATTTGCCTGGCATTCCGAACGCAAATGGCTGACACCTCTACGAAAGCCCTTCCACTCTATCGCGACATCACAAGAGGACTCTCTATATTCAATGCCTTGCCCTTTCAACTACGCATAGGCTTTTTTTACTCCCTACTGACATCGCTGGCTTTAGGGATTTACGACCCGCATTTGGCGTCCTTTCTAGCCTATGAAGGTTTACCTCCAGTTAATTTTTCAGTAATCGTCTCCGCAACAGCCGGAGGCGCGATAGGTGCCGCACTGCTGATGAAGTTCAAGTGGAGCAATATCGATGAAATTCTACTTCGTTCAAGCGCATTAGTTGTTTTCTCTGCAGCACTAATCCTGACAGCTGCTTTAGTGTTTTTCCAAGTGCCTGGAAGAGCCCATCTCTATCCGCTGGTTTGGTTTTTGAATGGCTTCGGCTATGAGACGTTAATAATATCTTCAAATATAATCCTTCAGCAATTATGCCCTCCTGACAATATCGGAAGAGTATCCATGTCTTTCAGGAGCCTCCAAATACTATGCGTTATAATGGGGCCTTCTTTAGGAACAGTGCTCATCATCGCGGGTGGTCGCCCAGCACCTTTTGTTGTGGCTGCATGCATGGCATTTTTAACGGCATCAGTGTCAATTGCGGTCTATTTATATGTGTACAGAAAACAAGCGCACGCACCTGTCAGTTAG
- a CDS encoding murein transglycosylase A, translated as MTITLKPWSRRLALALPMLALLAGCDGGKEAHKKDEAAKPHAVATYVSAPWEALPAVSDSDLLAGFESWRSACQRLKADPVWGATCAAAATVPGDAVAVRSFLKERLDVFGLRSADNTPNGLITGYYEPVYPGSLTETATAHVPVYGVPDDLIIVNLESIYPELKGKRLRGRLEGRVLKPYDDASTINGQGSTAKPIAWLTNPMDLQFLQIQGSGRIQLAGGRQLRVGYGDQNGYPYRPIGRWLVEQGELKKEDVTMGAISAWAKAHPQRIPELLASNPSYVFFSARPDSNEGPRGSLNVPLTAGYSVAVDRKVIPLGSLLWLSTTQPDGSPIARPVAAQDTGGAITGEVRADLFWGTGDAAGELAGNMKQQGQIWMLWPKGAVLPQVPDAPAGT; from the coding sequence ATGACTATTACGTTGAAACCCTGGAGCCGCCGCCTGGCGCTGGCTCTGCCGATGCTGGCGTTGTTGGCCGGATGCGATGGCGGTAAAGAGGCCCACAAAAAAGATGAAGCGGCCAAACCCCATGCGGTCGCCACTTATGTGAGCGCACCGTGGGAAGCCCTGCCAGCCGTCTCCGACAGCGATCTGCTGGCAGGGTTTGAATCCTGGCGCAGCGCTTGCCAACGCCTCAAGGCCGACCCGGTATGGGGCGCCACCTGCGCAGCAGCAGCCACCGTGCCGGGTGATGCCGTGGCGGTTCGCAGTTTTCTCAAGGAACGCCTGGATGTATTCGGCTTGCGCTCGGCCGACAACACGCCGAACGGTCTGATCACCGGCTACTACGAACCGGTCTACCCCGGCAGCCTGACCGAAACCGCCACGGCCCATGTGCCGGTTTACGGTGTGCCGGATGACCTGATCATCGTCAACCTGGAAAGCATCTACCCGGAACTCAAAGGCAAGCGCCTGCGCGGCCGTCTCGAAGGCCGTGTACTCAAGCCCTATGACGATGCCAGTACCATCAACGGCCAGGGCTCCACGGCCAAGCCGATTGCCTGGCTGACTAACCCGATGGACCTGCAATTCCTGCAGATCCAGGGATCGGGGCGCATTCAACTGGCGGGCGGGCGTCAACTGCGCGTCGGTTATGGCGACCAGAACGGCTACCCTTACCGACCGATCGGCCGCTGGCTGGTCGAGCAAGGCGAGCTGAAAAAAGAAGACGTGACCATGGGCGCTATCAGCGCCTGGGCCAAGGCGCACCCGCAACGCATCCCGGAACTGTTGGCGAGCAACCCCAGCTACGTGTTTTTCAGCGCCCGCCCGGACAGCAATGAAGGCCCGCGTGGTTCGCTGAATGTGCCGCTGACGGCGGGCTACAGCGTGGCAGTGGATCGCAAGGTGATTCCGCTGGGCAGCCTGCTGTGGCTGTCGACCACCCAACCCGATGGTTCACCCATCGCACGCCCCGTCGCCGCGCAGGACACGGGCGGCGCCATCACCGGCGAAGTGCGTGCGGACTTGTTCTGGGGCACAGGTGATGCAGCGGGTGAATTGGCCGGGAACATGAAGCAACAGGGACAGATCTGGATGTTGTGGCCCAAGGGTGCAGTGTTGCCGCAGGTGCCCGACGCACCCGCCGGGACCTGA